A DNA window from Micromonospora inyonensis contains the following coding sequences:
- a CDS encoding vWA domain-containing protein: MAPSHTRQWLPYTAAVTAGLLVIAGAFVLVRQQDADTGRTRDCTIELEINSSTEKSALLGELAEKYNTSDRSLDGGGCARVHVSGLTSGKATEALAAGWTGTGLPVPQVWLPTSSLWTGQLRLLDQAAGRAPQTPDQYPSIANSPLVIAMPNPKGELVRQRGPLGWGEILGLSGREGWAGFGKPEWGRFTFGKDNPNLSTSGLAATIATYYAAVQRSSDLTRSDLANPAVTQFVRRIEANVSHYSDDVVDLLRDLAEADLSGEGASKDDMSAIVMQEELVHLYNEGELSPKQEGEARGRRPNVPLVAVHPKEGTFNLDHPFVVLPTADERQRVAAADFLAFLTEGDQQRSFAELGFRDHERRAPKELLASVGTEPTDGLTYFEPPDPAVVEAMLGNWSTLRKKANILIALDTSGSMEKKVGDRTRFQVASAAAAKGLGLLNAEDRVGLWSFSSETSKRPEGPYREEVRLGDYDQKRINSRIAGLHVEGNTALYATVRAAHEHLTQRYDPERINAVVVLTDGKNEYNRDNDLARLLADVKLDPERPVKVFCIAFDEDSNFATLDRIAKASSGKAFDATDPALIDEAFVKLVSSF, from the coding sequence ATGGCCCCATCCCACACTCGACAGTGGTTGCCGTACACCGCTGCGGTCACCGCCGGGTTGCTGGTCATCGCCGGGGCGTTCGTGCTCGTCCGGCAGCAGGACGCCGACACCGGGCGAACCCGCGACTGCACCATCGAACTGGAGATCAACTCCTCCACCGAGAAGTCGGCGCTGCTGGGTGAGCTGGCCGAGAAGTACAACACCAGCGACCGGTCGCTCGACGGCGGCGGCTGCGCCCGGGTGCACGTCAGCGGCCTGACCTCGGGCAAGGCCACCGAGGCGCTGGCCGCCGGCTGGACCGGCACCGGTCTGCCGGTGCCGCAGGTCTGGCTGCCGACGTCGAGCCTCTGGACCGGCCAGCTCCGGTTGCTCGACCAGGCCGCCGGCCGGGCACCACAGACCCCGGACCAGTACCCGTCCATCGCGAACAGCCCGCTGGTGATCGCGATGCCCAACCCCAAGGGCGAGCTGGTCCGCCAGCGCGGGCCGCTGGGCTGGGGCGAGATCCTCGGCCTCTCCGGGCGGGAGGGGTGGGCGGGCTTCGGCAAGCCGGAGTGGGGCCGGTTCACCTTCGGCAAGGACAACCCGAACCTCTCCACGTCGGGGCTGGCGGCGACCATCGCCACCTACTACGCCGCCGTGCAGCGGTCCAGCGACCTGACCCGGTCCGACCTCGCGAACCCGGCGGTGACCCAGTTCGTCCGGCGGATCGAGGCCAACGTGTCGCACTACAGCGACGACGTGGTCGACCTGCTGCGCGACCTCGCCGAGGCCGACCTGTCCGGCGAGGGTGCCAGCAAGGACGACATGAGCGCCATCGTCATGCAGGAGGAACTGGTCCACCTCTACAACGAGGGGGAGCTGAGCCCGAAGCAGGAGGGCGAGGCCCGGGGGCGCCGGCCGAACGTCCCACTGGTCGCGGTGCACCCGAAGGAGGGCACCTTCAACCTGGACCACCCCTTCGTGGTGCTGCCCACCGCCGACGAACGGCAGCGCGTGGCGGCGGCCGACTTCCTCGCCTTCCTGACCGAGGGCGACCAGCAGCGCAGCTTCGCCGAGCTCGGCTTCCGGGACCACGAGCGTCGGGCGCCGAAGGAGTTACTGGCCAGCGTCGGCACCGAGCCGACCGACGGCCTGACCTACTTCGAGCCGCCGGACCCGGCGGTGGTCGAGGCGATGCTCGGCAACTGGAGCACCTTGCGCAAGAAGGCCAACATCCTGATCGCGCTGGACACCTCCGGGTCGATGGAGAAGAAGGTCGGTGACCGTACCCGCTTCCAGGTCGCCTCGGCGGCGGCGGCCAAGGGGCTCGGGCTGCTCAACGCGGAGGACCGGGTGGGCCTCTGGTCGTTCTCCTCCGAGACGTCGAAGCGGCCGGAGGGCCCGTACCGGGAGGAGGTCCGCCTCGGTGACTACGACCAGAAGCGCATCAACAGCCGGATCGCGGGCCTGCACGTGGAGGGCAACACCGCGCTCTACGCCACGGTCCGGGCCGCCCACGAACACCTGACCCAGCGGTACGACCCGGAGCGGATCAACGCCGTCGTCGTGCTGACCGACGGCAAGAACGAGTACAACCGGGACAACGACCTGGCCCGGCTGCTCGCCGACGTGAAGCTGGACCCGGAACGGCCCGTCAAGGTCTTCTGCATCGCCTTCGACGAGGACTCCAACTTCGCCACGCTGGACCGGATCGCCAAGGCGTCCTCCGGCAAGGCCTTCGACGCCACCGACCCGGCCCTGATCGACGAGGCGTTCGTCAAACTGGTCAGCAGCTTCTGA
- a CDS encoding ABC transporter substrate-binding protein: MNVPNIACRRPRAALAGLLALALGLTLAGCGSDSAATSAGSTAKPVTVTDHWKRTVEVPANPKRVVVLEWEGLITKSMRIFGVEDTLVGVDTATKKMGYRAKLVPSIDRAEALGSPWSGVNYERLVGLKPDVVFLEAWVASQENRTLHQEVIDKIESLGVPVVVLLSPSNFDQPDIRTAWEHITITGAVFGKQAEAAKLVGRLQAGLDKVTARTRDIPAAERTPVAYFATINNVMGTKSIQSYLLTEIVGARNVAGAGTFVTVSEEKLLALDPEAMVVAGHEGYLDPALIHAGRHAGLNWANLGEMRAIRNKRLVALGYDEWRATVETPIALLKMAKLAYPDRFADVDVAAEEVAFYRDVYGMDEQRAREAIEAQKYVGDLEVK; encoded by the coding sequence ATGAACGTCCCGAACATCGCCTGTCGCCGTCCCCGTGCGGCACTCGCCGGGCTGCTGGCGCTCGCCCTCGGCCTCACCCTCGCCGGGTGCGGCTCCGACAGCGCGGCCACCTCGGCCGGGTCGACCGCGAAGCCGGTCACCGTCACCGACCACTGGAAGCGGACCGTCGAGGTGCCGGCCAACCCGAAGCGCGTCGTGGTGCTGGAGTGGGAAGGTCTGATCACCAAGTCCATGCGGATCTTCGGTGTCGAGGACACCCTGGTCGGGGTCGACACCGCCACGAAGAAGATGGGCTACCGCGCCAAGCTCGTCCCCAGCATCGACCGGGCCGAGGCGCTCGGCTCCCCGTGGAGCGGGGTCAACTACGAGCGCCTCGTCGGCCTCAAGCCCGACGTCGTGTTCCTGGAAGCCTGGGTGGCCAGCCAGGAGAACCGGACCCTGCACCAGGAGGTGATCGACAAGATCGAGTCCCTCGGCGTCCCCGTGGTGGTCCTCCTCTCGCCGTCCAACTTCGACCAGCCCGACATCCGGACCGCCTGGGAACACATCACCATCACCGGTGCGGTCTTCGGCAAGCAGGCGGAGGCCGCGAAGCTCGTCGGACGGCTCCAGGCCGGCCTGGACAAGGTCACCGCCCGGACCCGCGACATCCCGGCCGCCGAGCGCACCCCGGTGGCGTACTTCGCCACGATCAACAACGTGATGGGTACGAAGAGCATCCAGTCGTACCTGCTCACCGAGATCGTCGGAGCCCGCAACGTGGCCGGGGCGGGCACCTTCGTCACCGTCTCCGAGGAGAAGCTGCTCGCCCTCGACCCGGAGGCCATGGTGGTCGCCGGACACGAGGGCTACCTCGACCCGGCCCTGATCCACGCCGGGCGGCACGCCGGCCTGAACTGGGCCAACCTCGGCGAGATGCGGGCCATCAGGAACAAGCGCCTCGTCGCGCTCGGCTACGACGAGTGGCGCGCCACCGTGGAGACCCCGATCGCCCTGCTGAAGATGGCGAAGCTGGCCTACCCGGACCGCTTCGCCGACGTCGACGTCGCCGCCGAGGAGGTCGCCTTCTACCGCGACGTCTACGGCATGGACGAGCAGCGTGCCCGGGAGGCCATCGAGGCGCAGAAGTACGTCGGGGACCTGGAGGTCAAGTGA
- a CDS encoding FecCD family ABC transporter permease — MTPSVSRAALSPVPGPPDRGVGGGTTAPTAARGDRVRILLLASTTVLVGVVAVVSIMVGAYVVPVGDVLAVLAARIGLTDDTNNLHDAVVWDLRLTRVLLAGAVGAALACSGAAYQGTFRNPLVEPFILGVSAGAAFGAGVSVMVDVPLSMQVMAFVFGMVAVGLTYGLSRVRGERPTVTLILAGVVVGSFFSAIFSLFQYVGTDEQLRRLVFWIMGGFYRATWSDVAVVVPASVLGCLLLWRAGWRMNILSLGDDEARSLGVDPEPLRRWVIVLATALTALAVSVSGIIAWVGLLVPHAARLLVGPDHRFVIPLSATLGAVFVMVCDDIARTIHSGEVPITIITSILGAPYLVYLLRTRSTFLGAQS, encoded by the coding sequence GTGACCCCGTCCGTATCCCGCGCCGCCCTCTCCCCGGTGCCCGGCCCGCCGGACCGGGGAGTGGGCGGCGGCACCACCGCCCCCACCGCCGCGCGTGGCGACCGCGTCCGCATCCTGCTGCTGGCCTCCACGACCGTGCTCGTCGGCGTGGTGGCGGTGGTCTCCATCATGGTCGGCGCGTACGTCGTCCCGGTCGGCGACGTGCTGGCCGTGCTCGCCGCCCGGATCGGGCTGACCGACGACACCAACAACCTGCACGACGCCGTGGTGTGGGACCTGCGGCTGACCCGGGTGCTGCTCGCCGGGGCCGTCGGCGCCGCACTCGCCTGTAGCGGGGCGGCCTACCAGGGCACCTTCCGCAACCCCCTGGTGGAGCCGTTCATCCTCGGCGTCAGCGCCGGGGCGGCGTTCGGCGCGGGCGTGTCCGTCATGGTGGACGTGCCGCTGTCGATGCAGGTGATGGCCTTCGTCTTCGGCATGGTCGCGGTCGGGCTGACCTACGGCCTCTCCCGGGTACGCGGGGAACGCCCCACCGTCACCCTCATCCTCGCCGGGGTGGTGGTCGGCTCGTTCTTCTCCGCGATCTTCTCCCTCTTTCAGTACGTCGGCACCGACGAGCAGCTCCGCCGCCTGGTCTTCTGGATCATGGGAGGCTTCTACCGGGCCACCTGGAGCGACGTCGCCGTCGTCGTACCGGCCTCGGTGCTCGGGTGCCTGCTGCTCTGGCGGGCCGGTTGGCGGATGAACATCCTCAGCCTCGGCGACGACGAGGCGCGGTCCCTCGGCGTCGACCCCGAACCGCTGCGCCGGTGGGTGATCGTCCTGGCCACCGCGCTGACCGCGCTGGCCGTCTCGGTCTCCGGGATCATCGCCTGGGTGGGGTTGCTGGTCCCGCACGCCGCCCGGCTGCTCGTCGGGCCCGACCACCGCTTCGTCATCCCGCTGTCGGCCACCCTGGGCGCGGTCTTCGTGATGGTCTGCGACGACATCGCCCGGACCATCCACTCCGGCGAGGTGCCGATCACCATCATCACCTCCATTCTCGGGGCGCCGTACCTGGTCTACCTGCTGCGTACCCGGTCCACCTTCCTGGGAGCGCAGTCGTGA
- a CDS encoding adenylate kinase — protein sequence MSQPARILVYGVYGAGKSTLAARLADRLNLPWYPVDDLLWQPGWVEVPVAEQRSRIEAICRRDRWILDGAYHGWRDVPLARADLVVGLDYPRWLSFWRLLRRTVRRLLTGEEICNGNRESLGSVLSRDSVLVWHVTAYGRARRRMRAWQADPSGPPVLLFRSPAALTRWLADLPR from the coding sequence ATGAGCCAACCGGCCCGCATCCTGGTCTACGGCGTGTACGGGGCCGGCAAGTCCACCCTCGCCGCCCGGCTGGCCGACCGTCTCAATCTGCCGTGGTACCCGGTCGACGACCTGCTCTGGCAACCTGGCTGGGTCGAGGTGCCGGTCGCGGAGCAGCGCAGCCGGATCGAGGCGATCTGCCGGCGTGACCGGTGGATCCTCGACGGGGCGTACCACGGCTGGCGGGACGTGCCGTTGGCCCGCGCCGACCTGGTCGTCGGCCTGGACTACCCACGCTGGCTCTCCTTCTGGCGCCTGTTGCGCCGCACCGTCCGTCGGTTGCTGACCGGGGAGGAGATCTGCAACGGCAACCGCGAGTCGCTGGGCAGCGTGCTCTCCCGGGACTCGGTCCTGGTGTGGCACGTCACCGCGTACGGCCGGGCACGGCGGCGGATGCGGGCCTGGCAGGCCGACCCGTCCGGGCCACCGGTCCTGCTGTTCCGCTCCCCGGCGGCCCTTACCCGGTGGCTGGCCGACCTGCCCCGGTAG
- a CDS encoding ABC transporter ATP-binding protein, with amino-acid sequence MTLRVRGLSFAYGDRSVLDGIDLDLRAGELCALFGPNGSGKSTLYRCLLGHLRHTGTVTLDGVDLGRLRPAEVARRVSYVPQQHTNPFPFTVLDMVLMGRTPHLGGVFGPRRRDVEVCERVLAQVGLAADRDRHYHTLSGGQRQLVLIARALAQDCDVLLLDEPTASLDFGNQMWVWRTVRDLARAGRAVLVCTHEPNHVLWFCDRVVALGRQGRLLADGTPRETVTTDLVTRLYPSVGALTTTADVTIAPAGVGSPVTGRARPDHQPSVS; translated from the coding sequence GTGACCCTCCGGGTACGGGGACTCTCCTTCGCCTACGGCGACCGGTCGGTGCTCGACGGCATCGACCTCGACCTGCGGGCTGGTGAACTGTGCGCGTTGTTCGGCCCGAACGGCAGCGGCAAGTCGACCCTCTACCGGTGCCTCCTCGGGCACCTGCGGCACACCGGCACCGTCACCCTCGACGGCGTCGACCTGGGCCGGCTGCGCCCCGCCGAGGTCGCCCGCCGGGTGTCGTACGTGCCGCAGCAGCACACCAACCCGTTCCCGTTCACCGTGCTGGACATGGTGCTGATGGGCCGTACCCCGCACCTCGGTGGGGTGTTCGGCCCCCGGCGGCGCGACGTCGAGGTCTGCGAGCGGGTGCTGGCGCAGGTCGGTCTGGCCGCCGACCGGGACCGGCACTACCACACCCTCAGCGGTGGGCAGCGCCAGCTCGTGCTGATCGCCCGCGCCCTGGCGCAGGACTGCGACGTGCTGCTGCTGGACGAACCCACCGCCAGCCTCGACTTCGGCAACCAGATGTGGGTCTGGCGCACCGTGCGCGACCTGGCCCGCGCCGGTCGGGCGGTGCTGGTCTGCACCCACGAACCGAACCACGTGCTGTGGTTCTGCGACCGGGTGGTGGCGCTGGGCCGCCAGGGACGGCTCCTCGCCGACGGGACGCCCCGGGAGACGGTCACCACCGACCTGGTGACCCGGCTCTACCCCTCGGTCGGGGCGCTCACCACCACCGCCGACGTCACCATCGCCCCGGCCGGCGTCGGCTCCCCGGTGACCGGGCGGGCCCGGCCCGACCACCAGCCGTCCGTGTCCTGA
- a CDS encoding ATP-grasp domain-containing protein, with amino-acid sequence MTATAARPHVVVLHRWRDAYAHYDRYVDHDTHAVSYVTTDVGAAGVPERAAAVALVDATDDVEQVDARIRSLAARFGRPVAVVALKEDDLLPAAVLAVRWGCAGRTPQEVTLFRDKLVMARTVAAAGIPVPATAPAPDPAAVREHAARHGWPVVVKPRTGSSSAGVRLIAGPDEAADVGHDPARLVQAYQPDPIHHVDGVFDGATLGPWRLSAYLDTCLAFRDGRPLGSVEVDEPTVVAAVGAFTTSVLRALTDRPTVFHLEVFLRHAGDGPPHCTLLEVGARVGGAEIPFVWRDVHGYDLMRAAFRIALGHPPPDPPPTGIRTEVAGWLLVPAPAGRPCHIEEATSMTGRDPGPYAEVVPRVGDVLPAADAYYEHVGARYRFRGADSAAVRAAVLATARDARVTGRTVTGLVAGGLR; translated from the coding sequence GTGACCGCGACGGCAGCCCGCCCGCACGTGGTCGTGCTGCACCGCTGGCGCGACGCGTACGCCCACTACGACCGCTACGTCGACCACGACACGCACGCCGTCAGCTACGTCACCACCGACGTCGGGGCGGCCGGCGTCCCGGAGCGGGCCGCAGCCGTCGCGCTGGTCGACGCCACCGACGACGTCGAGCAGGTGGATGCCCGGATCCGCTCGCTCGCCGCCCGGTTCGGTCGGCCGGTCGCGGTGGTCGCGCTCAAGGAGGACGACCTGCTTCCCGCCGCCGTCCTCGCCGTCCGCTGGGGCTGTGCGGGACGTACCCCGCAGGAGGTCACCCTCTTCCGCGACAAGCTGGTCATGGCCCGGACGGTCGCCGCCGCCGGCATCCCGGTGCCGGCCACCGCGCCCGCGCCCGACCCGGCGGCGGTACGGGAACACGCCGCCCGGCACGGCTGGCCGGTGGTGGTCAAACCCCGCACCGGCAGTTCCAGCGCCGGGGTACGGCTGATCGCCGGCCCCGACGAGGCGGCCGACGTCGGCCACGACCCGGCCCGGCTGGTCCAGGCGTACCAGCCCGACCCGATCCACCACGTCGACGGCGTCTTCGACGGCGCGACACTCGGCCCGTGGCGGCTGTCGGCCTACCTCGACACCTGCCTCGCCTTCCGCGACGGTCGGCCGCTCGGCTCGGTCGAAGTGGACGAGCCGACCGTGGTCGCCGCCGTCGGCGCGTTCACCACCTCGGTGCTGCGTGCCCTCACCGACCGACCCACCGTGTTCCACCTGGAGGTGTTCCTCCGCCACGCCGGGGACGGCCCGCCCCACTGCACGCTGCTGGAGGTCGGGGCCCGCGTCGGTGGCGCGGAGATCCCGTTCGTCTGGCGCGACGTGCACGGCTACGACCTGATGCGGGCCGCGTTCCGGATCGCGCTGGGTCACCCACCGCCGGATCCGCCGCCGACCGGCATCCGTACCGAGGTTGCCGGCTGGCTGCTCGTACCCGCCCCCGCCGGTCGGCCCTGCCACATCGAGGAGGCCACGTCGATGACCGGACGAGACCCGGGCCCGTACGCCGAGGTGGTTCCCCGCGTGGGGGACGTGCTGCCGGCGGCGGACGCCTACTACGAGCACGTCGGTGCCCGCTACCGGTTCCGGGGCGCGGACAGCGCCGCCGTACGCGCGGCCGTGCTGGCCACCGCCCGCGACGCCCGCGTCACCGGGCGGACGGTGACCGGACTGGTCGCCGGAGGTCTCCGGTGA
- a CDS encoding MFS transporter → MTGGARYARLWRVPGAPLLLVGGVVARLGQGVTVLAWILLVRETTGSFADAALVGASVSLATAVTAPIGGRLADRFGAHRVLPLYGAAYATAQLLLLAATLTRQPVPLLCVLAALSGAVFPAISPALRAAWTVLTGEGTGREDVRSTAMAAESTLFELVFVVGPLLLSAAMLVADPLAALTGSRSGIAGPAAAIVLAAACAGGGTAVLARGRTLRQLRPHAGSPTRGLGPLRSPRMPALLLCAAGVAFSFGASPVAVAAFATEHDGDRAEAVTGVLIAVWSLGSAAAGLWYGARTWQTPLTRQLTWLLAGLSVGYAAWALSPNSTVLGGVLLLSGAVIAPAMTVQAVLMARIAPASMLTEAYTWLTTVNLSLAALGSAVTGAIVDGPAGAAGGFLACAAAAAAAAVLAAWPGVLAPRRVRDAVDRPADPVQVP, encoded by the coding sequence GTGACCGGGGGAGCCCGCTACGCGCGACTGTGGCGGGTGCCGGGAGCGCCGCTGCTGCTCGTCGGCGGGGTGGTGGCCCGGCTCGGCCAGGGCGTCACGGTGCTCGCCTGGATCCTCCTGGTCCGTGAGACCACCGGCTCGTTCGCCGACGCGGCACTGGTCGGGGCGTCGGTGTCGCTGGCCACGGCGGTCACCGCGCCGATCGGGGGGCGGCTGGCCGACCGCTTCGGCGCGCACCGGGTGCTGCCGCTCTACGGCGCGGCCTACGCCACCGCCCAACTGCTGCTGCTGGCGGCCACCCTGACCCGGCAGCCGGTGCCCCTGCTCTGCGTCCTCGCCGCGCTGTCCGGGGCGGTCTTCCCGGCCATCAGCCCGGCGCTGCGCGCGGCCTGGACCGTGCTGACCGGAGAGGGCACCGGCCGCGAGGACGTCCGCAGCACCGCGATGGCGGCCGAGTCGACGCTCTTCGAACTGGTCTTCGTCGTCGGCCCGCTGCTGCTGTCGGCGGCGATGCTCGTCGCCGACCCGCTCGCCGCGCTGACCGGCTCCCGGTCCGGGATCGCCGGCCCGGCCGCCGCGATCGTCCTGGCCGCCGCCTGTGCCGGCGGCGGCACGGCGGTGCTCGCCCGGGGCCGGACGCTGCGGCAGCTACGCCCACATGCCGGCAGCCCGACCCGGGGGCTCGGGCCGCTGCGGTCGCCCCGGATGCCGGCGCTGCTGCTCTGCGCCGCCGGTGTCGCCTTCTCCTTCGGCGCGTCGCCGGTCGCGGTGGCCGCCTTCGCCACCGAGCACGACGGCGACCGCGCCGAGGCGGTCACCGGTGTGCTGATCGCCGTCTGGAGCCTCGGCAGCGCCGCCGCCGGACTCTGGTACGGCGCCCGGACCTGGCAGACCCCGCTGACCCGGCAGTTGACCTGGCTGCTGGCCGGTCTCTCGGTCGGCTACGCCGCCTGGGCGTTGTCGCCCAACAGCACCGTGCTCGGCGGGGTACTGCTGCTCAGCGGTGCGGTGATCGCCCCGGCGATGACCGTGCAGGCCGTGCTGATGGCCCGGATCGCCCCGGCGTCGATGCTGACCGAGGCGTACACCTGGCTGACCACCGTCAACCTGTCGCTGGCCGCGCTCGGCTCCGCCGTGACCGGCGCGATCGTCGACGGACCGGCCGGGGCGGCCGGCGGCTTCCTGGCCTGCGCCGCAGCCGCCGCGGCGGCCGCCGTGCTGGCCGCCTGGCCGGGTGTGCTGGCCCCGCGTCGTGTCCGCGACGCCGTCGACCGACCGGCCGACCCGGTGCAGGTCCCCTGA
- a CDS encoding SIR2 family NAD-dependent protein deacylase — MTGQPPRRAAELLGQARRVVVFTGAGMSAESGVPTFRDALTGLWQRYDAQALATPEAFRADPALVWGWYEWRRHAVRLAHPNAGHRAVAAIQHRAPGTVLITQNVDDLHERAGSPDPVHLHGSLFAPRCASCARPAPVSDDAEGEPVDGRRVPPPRCAHCAAPVRPGVVWFGEALPGAALEAAVEAASSCDLLLTVGTSGLVYPAAEIPQVAARLGAAVVQVNPEETPLDGIAEVNLRGPAARVLPALVDAVWGGADG, encoded by the coding sequence TTGACGGGCCAACCCCCGCGCCGAGCCGCGGAACTGCTCGGACAGGCCCGGCGGGTGGTGGTCTTCACCGGGGCGGGGATGTCCGCCGAGAGTGGGGTGCCCACCTTCCGCGACGCCCTCACCGGGCTGTGGCAGCGGTACGACGCCCAGGCCCTCGCCACGCCCGAGGCCTTCCGGGCCGATCCCGCACTCGTCTGGGGCTGGTACGAGTGGCGTCGCCACGCCGTACGACTGGCCCACCCGAACGCGGGGCACCGGGCCGTGGCCGCGATCCAGCACCGGGCCCCGGGCACCGTCCTGATCACCCAGAACGTCGACGACCTGCACGAACGCGCCGGTTCACCCGATCCGGTCCACCTGCACGGCAGCCTGTTCGCCCCCCGCTGCGCGTCCTGTGCCCGCCCGGCACCGGTGTCGGACGACGCGGAGGGCGAGCCGGTGGACGGCCGGCGGGTGCCCCCACCCCGGTGCGCGCACTGCGCGGCTCCGGTTCGACCCGGCGTGGTGTGGTTCGGCGAGGCGCTGCCCGGGGCGGCCCTGGAGGCGGCCGTCGAGGCGGCGTCCTCCTGCGACCTGCTGCTGACCGTCGGCACGTCCGGCCTGGTGTACCCGGCGGCCGAGATTCCCCAGGTGGCTGCCCGCCTGGGTGCCGCCGTGGTCCAGGTCAACCCGGAGGAGACGCCGCTGGACGGGATCGCCGAGGTCAACCTGCGGGGCCCGGCGGCACGGGTGCTCCCCGCCCTCGTCGACGCCGTGTGGGGTGGCGCGGACGGGTGA
- a CDS encoding serine/threonine-protein kinase, translating into MTGLTGAPVPGVAPLWTHDPVTAGPYRLLGRLGAGGQGVVYLGEDDQGHQVAIKMINADLSDLRVRSQFMKEVAAARRVAPFCTAQVLFAEVDGEQPYVVSEFIQGPTLYRHVREHGPVAGNALHRLAIGTATALAAIHRSDVVHCDLKPDNVVLGPDGPRVIDFGIARALGVTETVTSRVMGTTAYMAPERFRNDPVGPPCDVFAWAGTIAYAAGGRPPFGNDSLFAVMHRVLNDPPDLPPLPPELDELIRQCLAKEPGDRPAAEQVLMRLLGQDARVTAPLRPETVLQVGNETAGAPTPNEPLPLPRPAPHTPVAPTRPTVATRPEPTVPPQARPSSLDRPAAPLPDRHAPVDGGWGRRLRREAGDAWGISTAIFLAAVGGATGYVASSTVAAALAAGTATFVVVYLVRMLVAVALGGRSDRP; encoded by the coding sequence ATGACAGGACTGACCGGCGCACCGGTGCCGGGGGTGGCGCCACTGTGGACGCACGATCCGGTCACCGCTGGTCCCTACCGACTGCTCGGCCGGCTGGGTGCCGGTGGGCAGGGTGTGGTCTACCTCGGCGAGGACGACCAGGGGCACCAGGTCGCGATTAAAATGATCAACGCCGATCTGAGTGATCTCCGGGTGCGGTCGCAGTTCATGAAGGAGGTCGCGGCCGCGCGCCGGGTCGCCCCCTTCTGTACCGCCCAGGTGCTCTTCGCCGAGGTGGACGGGGAGCAGCCCTACGTGGTCAGCGAGTTCATCCAGGGCCCCACCCTCTACCGGCACGTGCGCGAGCACGGCCCGGTCGCGGGCAACGCGCTGCACCGGCTCGCCATCGGCACCGCCACCGCGCTCGCCGCGATCCACCGGTCCGACGTCGTGCACTGTGACCTGAAGCCGGACAACGTGGTGCTCGGTCCCGACGGCCCCCGGGTGATCGACTTCGGCATCGCCCGCGCCCTGGGTGTCACCGAGACCGTGACCAGCCGGGTGATGGGGACCACCGCCTACATGGCTCCGGAACGTTTCCGCAACGACCCGGTCGGTCCACCCTGCGACGTCTTCGCCTGGGCCGGCACCATCGCCTACGCCGCCGGTGGACGGCCGCCGTTCGGCAACGACTCGCTCTTCGCGGTGATGCACCGGGTGCTGAACGACCCACCCGACCTGCCACCTCTGCCGCCGGAACTCGACGAGTTGATCCGACAGTGCCTGGCCAAGGAGCCGGGGGATCGGCCGGCGGCCGAGCAGGTGCTGATGCGGCTGCTCGGGCAGGACGCCAGGGTCACCGCGCCGCTCCGCCCGGAGACCGTGCTCCAGGTGGGCAACGAGACCGCCGGTGCGCCGACGCCGAACGAGCCGCTGCCGTTGCCCCGTCCCGCACCGCACACACCGGTCGCGCCGACCCGTCCGACGGTGGCGACCCGGCCGGAGCCGACGGTGCCACCGCAGGCCCGGCCGTCGTCGCTCGACCGGCCCGCGGCACCGCTACCCGACAGGCACGCCCCGGTGGACGGCGGCTGGGGGCGGCGGCTGCGCCGGGAGGCCGGCGACGCCTGGGGGATCTCGACCGCGATCTTCCTCGCCGCGGTCGGCGGTGCCACCGGGTATGTCGCGTCGAGCACGGTGGCTGCGGCCCTGGCGGCCGGAACCGCCACCTTCGTCGTGGTCTACCTGGTCCGGATGCTGGTCGCGGTGGCCCTCGGCGGCCGGTCCGACCGTCCCTGA